One stretch of Nocardioides perillae DNA includes these proteins:
- a CDS encoding isochorismatase family protein: protein MAGHAVALGARTALVVVDVQQAFDDPWWGERDNPACDDRVAALVRAFHAAGRPVVHVQHSSADPSSPLHPSQPGHRLKPYLEEREPALTVTKSVNSSFHGTPDLEAWLRADGVSDLVVCGITTNHCCETTARVGGNLGFTVWFALDATHTFDRATPDGEVMTAAELARATATNLHGEFATVVSTADLLAAL from the coding sequence GTGGCAGGACACGCAGTCGCGCTCGGCGCGCGCACGGCGCTCGTCGTGGTCGACGTGCAGCAGGCCTTCGACGACCCGTGGTGGGGCGAGCGCGACAACCCGGCGTGCGACGACCGCGTCGCCGCACTCGTGCGCGCCTTCCACGCGGCCGGCCGCCCGGTCGTGCACGTCCAGCACTCGTCGGCCGACCCGTCCAGCCCGCTCCACCCGAGCCAGCCGGGGCACCGGCTCAAGCCCTACCTCGAGGAGCGCGAGCCCGCGCTGACCGTGACGAAGTCGGTCAACAGCAGCTTCCACGGCACCCCGGACCTCGAGGCGTGGCTGCGCGCCGATGGGGTGAGCGACCTGGTCGTCTGCGGCATCACGACCAACCACTGCTGCGAGACCACCGCCCGCGTCGGGGGCAACCTCGGCTTCACGGTCTGGTTCGCGCTCGACGCCACCCACACGTTCGACCGCGCGACACCCGACGGGGAGGTCATGACCGCCGCCGAGCTGGCACGGGCCACCGCGACCAACCTGCACGGGGAGTTCGCGACGGTGGTCAGCACCGCCGACCTGCTCGCCGCTCTCTGA
- a CDS encoding hemolysin family protein, translating to MDEQTLLNLGLVLLFVIVGGIFAGTELALVSLRQSQVDRIEQQSARGARVARVARDPNRFLAAVQIGVTVAGFFSAAYGGSTLAPDFAPLLEGLGLGESASQTVALVVLTLFIAYLSLVLGELVPKRIALQRSAQVSLLVAPPLDKFATLMRPVIWLLSVSTNAVVRLLGGDPHAVSEEVDEEELRDMVTQHRGLEEDQRRIVGDVLAASDTILREVMRPRADVAFVDGGATLREALEQVRGRPWSRYPVTGRGFDDVTGFLHVRDLLEVGVDDTRTVADVQRPVLLLPSVNKVLPTVATMRQEGTHLAVVVDEYGGTDGIVTLEDLVEELIGEIRDEHDAADEHDPGTESVADGGLSIEDFAERYAVEVPDGDYETVAGYLMAQLQRIPAVGDAVDVDGSVLEVAAMDGHRVQRIAVRRGEAPAEPTTAPSTPGS from the coding sequence ATGGACGAGCAGACCCTGCTCAATCTCGGCCTCGTGCTCCTCTTCGTGATCGTCGGCGGGATCTTCGCCGGCACCGAGCTGGCGCTGGTCTCGCTGCGGCAGAGCCAGGTCGACCGGATCGAGCAGCAGAGCGCGCGCGGGGCACGCGTGGCGCGGGTGGCCCGCGACCCCAACCGCTTCCTCGCGGCCGTGCAGATCGGCGTGACGGTGGCCGGCTTCTTCTCGGCCGCCTACGGCGGGTCGACGCTCGCGCCCGACTTCGCGCCGCTGCTGGAGGGCCTCGGGCTGGGGGAGAGCGCGTCGCAGACCGTGGCGCTGGTGGTGCTGACGCTGTTCATCGCCTACCTCTCGCTCGTGCTCGGCGAGCTGGTGCCGAAGCGGATCGCGCTGCAGCGCTCGGCGCAGGTGTCGCTGCTGGTCGCGCCGCCGCTCGACAAGTTCGCCACCCTGATGCGCCCGGTGATCTGGCTGCTGTCGGTCTCGACCAACGCCGTGGTGCGCCTGCTCGGCGGCGACCCGCACGCGGTCAGCGAGGAGGTCGACGAGGAGGAGCTGCGCGACATGGTCACGCAGCACCGCGGCCTCGAGGAGGACCAGCGCCGCATCGTCGGCGACGTGCTCGCCGCCTCCGACACCATCCTGCGCGAGGTGATGCGACCGCGCGCCGACGTGGCCTTCGTCGACGGCGGCGCCACGCTGCGCGAGGCGCTCGAGCAGGTGCGCGGGCGCCCCTGGTCGCGCTACCCGGTCACCGGCCGCGGCTTCGACGACGTCACCGGCTTCCTCCACGTGCGCGACCTGCTCGAGGTCGGCGTCGACGACACCCGCACCGTCGCCGACGTGCAGCGCCCGGTGCTGCTGCTGCCGTCGGTGAACAAGGTGCTGCCCACCGTCGCCACGATGCGGCAGGAGGGCACGCACCTCGCCGTGGTCGTCGACGAGTACGGCGGCACCGACGGCATCGTCACCCTCGAGGACCTCGTCGAGGAGCTCATCGGCGAGATCCGCGACGAGCACGACGCCGCCGACGAGCACGACCCGGGCACGGAGTCCGTGGCCGACGGCGGGCTGTCGATCGAGGACTTCGCCGAGCGCTACGCCGTCGAGGTGCCCGACGGCGACTACGAGACCGTCGCGGGCTACCTGATGGCCCAGCTCCAGCGCATCCCGGCCGTCGGCGACGCCGTCGACGTCGACGGGTCGGTGCTGGAGGTCGCCGCGATGGACGGCCACCGGGTCCAGCGCATCGCCGTGCGCCGCGGCGAGGCGCCGGCGGAGCCCACGACGGCGCCCTCGACGCCCGGCTCCTGA
- a CDS encoding bacteriorhodopsin-like, producing MIPEQLTQGQYDTVYNLLSLVIAAQLFTALFLVAAQPRVLPRYRQALLVSAVVCGIAAYHYFRIFDSFRDAFVTDAVGGRGTYTQAPGASFNEGYRYVDWLLTVPLLLVELVVVLALARKLQASLLWRLIPASALMIALGYPGEVASSDAVRHVFGLLSTIPFLYILYVLFVELTKSLDRQPPAVRDTISKLRILLFASWGVYPIAYLVPLLGFDGADAWVGKQAGYSIADILAKCLYGLLIYRIARLKSFADDPAFAEAEEGTAEGHASGRSGVQVPA from the coding sequence GTGATTCCCGAGCAACTCACCCAGGGCCAGTACGACACGGTCTACAACCTGCTGTCGCTGGTGATCGCGGCGCAGCTGTTCACCGCGCTCTTCCTCGTCGCCGCGCAGCCGCGTGTGCTGCCGCGCTACCGCCAGGCGCTCCTGGTCTCCGCGGTGGTGTGCGGCATCGCGGCCTACCACTACTTCCGCATCTTCGACTCCTTCCGCGACGCCTTCGTCACCGACGCGGTCGGTGGGCGCGGCACCTACACCCAGGCGCCGGGCGCGTCCTTCAACGAGGGCTACCGCTACGTCGACTGGCTGCTGACCGTGCCGCTGCTGCTGGTCGAGCTCGTGGTGGTGCTGGCGCTCGCACGCAAGCTGCAGGCCTCGCTGCTGTGGCGGCTCATCCCGGCCTCCGCGCTGATGATCGCGCTCGGCTACCCGGGCGAGGTGGCGAGCAGCGACGCCGTGCGCCACGTCTTCGGCCTGCTCTCCACGATCCCGTTCCTCTACATCCTCTACGTGCTGTTCGTGGAGCTCACCAAGTCGCTCGACCGGCAGCCGCCGGCCGTACGCGACACGATCTCCAAGCTGCGGATCCTGCTGTTCGCCTCGTGGGGCGTCTACCCCATCGCCTACCTCGTGCCGCTGCTCGGCTTCGACGGCGCGGACGCCTGGGTCGGCAAGCAGGCGGGCTACTCGATCGCCGACATCCTGGCCAAGTGCCTCTACGGCCTGCTGATCTACCGCATCGCGCGGCTGAAGTCGTTCGCCGACGACCCGGCCTTCGCCGAGGCCGAGGAGGGCACGGCCGAGGGTCACGCCAGCGGCCGGTCGGGTGTGCAGGTGCCTGCCTGA
- a CDS encoding thermonuclease family protein, with protein MSVRSRWGAGVVAVVVALASTAACSVGGGSVLADPDAPVGVPDDAEQARVVRVVDGDTVILRGSGEGVVPDDEARVRLLEVDSPESVAPDRPVECFGPEASEGLAELLPAGATVWVAPDEELEDPFDRLLLYVWTTDGEFVNRSLVREGLAEAVLYEPNDRYIAEVRAAERAARDEGAGLWGAC; from the coding sequence GTGAGCGTGAGGTCGAGGTGGGGTGCGGGCGTGGTCGCGGTCGTCGTGGCGCTCGCGTCGACCGCTGCGTGCTCGGTGGGCGGCGGGTCGGTGCTCGCCGACCCCGACGCACCCGTGGGGGTGCCCGACGACGCCGAGCAGGCGCGGGTGGTGCGGGTCGTCGACGGCGACACGGTGATCCTGCGGGGGAGCGGCGAGGGTGTCGTGCCCGACGACGAGGCGCGCGTGCGGCTGCTCGAGGTCGACAGCCCCGAGTCGGTGGCGCCCGACCGGCCGGTCGAGTGCTTCGGGCCCGAGGCCTCGGAGGGCCTCGCCGAGCTGCTGCCCGCCGGGGCGACCGTGTGGGTGGCACCCGACGAGGAGCTCGAGGACCCGTTCGACCGGCTGCTGCTCTACGTCTGGACGACCGACGGTGAGTTCGTCAACCGCTCGCTGGTGCGCGAGGGCCTCGCCGAGGCGGTGCTCTACGAGCCCAACGACCGCTACATCGCCGAGGTGCGGGCCGCCGAGCGGGCCGCGCGCGACGAGGGCGCCGGGCTGTGGGGCGCCTGCTGA
- a CDS encoding DUF222 domain-containing protein — MTVTALRTPLAAPVLPRLASARAEVAAVQGLGLEQVDLDDLGTALEQLAALEAQVQAVRLTVLAEAERRRVADSCAATGTDSWAAGLTGDRREAMRGGLLLARDLEERFHHVRDAFAAGRINLAQVRIVVDACRQVPEAATPQQCSDAEQWAVAKASGAANRSGKPMQPKRLRQVVRRMFDPVDRELADQHEAIMLGRQRRRADRECFFAFGDDGDGTFSGKFRIPELHGRLLLHALQRLSAPRRLGRDRDGRTVVDETVEPLGTAELHGHAFCELLEHLPTDGHGAVGATVLVTVGLAELQQRLADHLVPLDAVNAWHGSTETGTGRLDTGTRTGVGDVRRMACGAGIVPVVMGGEGQPLDVGRERRLHTRAQRQALAVVHDTCAARGCDRPFAWCEVHHPHAWSEGGDTSLDNAVPLCAHHHRRAHDPTWRLQRHGDGSWRFHRRT, encoded by the coding sequence GTGACGGTGACCGCGCTTCGCACCCCGCTCGCAGCCCCGGTGCTGCCGCGGCTGGCGAGCGCGCGCGCCGAGGTCGCGGCGGTGCAGGGGCTCGGTCTGGAGCAGGTCGACCTCGACGACCTCGGCACCGCGCTCGAGCAGCTCGCCGCCCTGGAGGCGCAGGTGCAGGCGGTGCGGCTGACCGTGCTGGCCGAGGCGGAGCGTCGCCGCGTCGCCGACTCCTGTGCCGCGACCGGCACCGACTCCTGGGCCGCCGGCCTCACCGGCGACCGGCGTGAGGCGATGCGCGGCGGGCTGCTCCTCGCGCGCGACCTGGAGGAGCGCTTCCACCACGTCCGCGACGCGTTCGCCGCCGGGCGGATCAACCTGGCGCAGGTGCGGATCGTCGTCGACGCCTGCCGCCAGGTGCCCGAGGCGGCCACGCCGCAGCAGTGCTCGGACGCCGAGCAGTGGGCGGTTGCCAAGGCCTCCGGGGCCGCCAACCGCTCCGGCAAGCCGATGCAGCCCAAGCGGCTGCGGCAGGTGGTGCGCCGCATGTTCGACCCGGTCGACCGCGAGCTGGCCGACCAGCACGAGGCCATCATGCTCGGGCGTCAGCGTCGGCGCGCCGACCGCGAGTGCTTCTTCGCCTTCGGCGACGACGGCGACGGCACCTTCAGCGGCAAGTTCCGCATTCCCGAGCTCCACGGCCGGCTGCTGCTGCACGCGCTGCAGCGGCTCTCGGCCCCGCGTCGGCTCGGGCGCGACCGCGACGGCCGCACGGTCGTCGACGAGACCGTCGAGCCGCTCGGCACCGCCGAGCTGCACGGCCACGCCTTCTGCGAGCTCCTCGAGCACCTGCCCACCGACGGCCACGGGGCGGTCGGCGCCACCGTGCTGGTGACGGTCGGCCTGGCCGAGCTCCAGCAGCGGCTCGCCGACCACCTCGTGCCGCTCGACGCGGTCAACGCGTGGCACGGCTCCACGGAGACCGGCACGGGCCGCCTCGACACCGGCACCCGCACCGGGGTCGGCGACGTGCGCCGGATGGCCTGCGGTGCCGGCATCGTGCCGGTCGTCATGGGCGGCGAGGGCCAGCCGCTCGACGTCGGCCGGGAGCGACGGCTCCACACCCGCGCCCAGCGGCAGGCGCTCGCCGTCGTCCACGACACCTGCGCCGCCCGCGGCTGCGACCGGCCCTTCGCCTGGTGCGAGGTGCACCACCCGCACGCGTGGTCCGAGGGTGGCGACACCAGCCTCGACAACGCGGTGCCCCTCTGCGCGCACCACCACCGCCGCGCCCACGACCCGACGTGGCGGCTGCAGCGGCACGGCGACGGGTCGTGGCGGTTCCACCGGCGGACGTAG
- a CDS encoding lanthionine synthetase LanC family protein, which translates to MTASPAHHRETAEAALRWVLDQVRWDAAGPWVPESVAVDPLDGSTDGAAAGAAGGAATPPDGRRGIHSGTGGLALLLAEVRLARPWTTEEATLAAAVADQLRAATATETEVSFFDGLAGTLSVLLALGEPGAEAVIERLLALATPDGWPTPWLEPPTYAPDARICDATLGTAGVLLAAAWAHRRGVPRADELAAHAAAVLLGEAEETADGPRWLFVPRRFRDTPPTEMPGWSHGQAGIASALAVAGSELGRPDLVEAARRGTERLLALADTSGGGLTVPRYVPPLESGDDPVSYGWCHGAAGTSQVFAALRHAGVADVGGHPPAHWQRAAFRSVRAAGVPARLRPGHWDNDGQCCGTAGVGDLLLNLWQRDRDGDHLAYAVEIGDALVSRAQGTGSHRWWRFVEHRAEQPLLPGVGWMQGAAGIAAYLLRLARLLEQGPDAPAVERADTWWARG; encoded by the coding sequence GTGACCGCCAGCCCCGCCCACCACCGCGAGACCGCCGAGGCGGCGTTGCGGTGGGTGCTCGACCAGGTGCGGTGGGACGCCGCCGGCCCCTGGGTGCCCGAGTCGGTCGCCGTCGACCCGCTCGACGGATCAACCGACGGAGCAGCCGCCGGAGCAGCCGGCGGGGCGGCGACCCCACCCGACGGCCGGCGCGGCATCCACAGCGGCACCGGCGGCCTCGCGCTGCTGCTCGCCGAGGTGCGCCTCGCCCGCCCGTGGACCACCGAGGAGGCGACGCTGGCCGCGGCGGTCGCCGATCAGCTGCGCGCGGCCACCGCCACCGAGACCGAGGTGTCGTTCTTCGACGGCCTCGCCGGCACCCTCTCCGTGCTGCTGGCGCTGGGCGAGCCGGGCGCCGAGGCGGTGATCGAGCGGCTGCTCGCGCTCGCCACGCCCGACGGTTGGCCGACGCCGTGGCTCGAGCCCCCGACGTACGCCCCGGACGCCCGGATCTGCGACGCCACCCTCGGGACCGCTGGTGTGCTGCTCGCGGCGGCGTGGGCGCACCGGCGCGGGGTGCCGCGCGCCGACGAGCTGGCCGCCCACGCGGCCGCGGTGCTGCTCGGCGAGGCGGAGGAGACCGCGGACGGGCCGCGGTGGCTCTTCGTGCCGCGCCGCTTCCGCGACACCCCGCCCACCGAGATGCCCGGGTGGTCGCACGGTCAGGCCGGCATCGCCTCTGCCCTCGCGGTCGCCGGGAGCGAGCTCGGGCGGCCCGACCTGGTGGAGGCAGCCCGCCGCGGCACTGAGCGGCTGCTCGCCCTTGCCGACACCAGCGGCGGCGGCCTCACCGTGCCGCGCTACGTGCCGCCGTTGGAGTCCGGCGACGACCCCGTCTCCTACGGCTGGTGCCACGGCGCTGCCGGCACCTCGCAGGTCTTCGCTGCGCTCCGCCACGCCGGGGTGGCCGACGTCGGCGGCCACCCGCCCGCACACTGGCAGCGGGCCGCCTTCCGCTCCGTGCGGGCCGCCGGCGTGCCGGCGCGGCTGCGCCCGGGGCACTGGGACAACGACGGTCAGTGCTGCGGCACCGCGGGCGTCGGCGACCTGCTGCTAAACCTGTGGCAGCGCGACCGCGACGGCGACCACCTGGCGTACGCCGTGGAGATCGGCGACGCCCTCGTCTCCCGCGCGCAGGGCACCGGGTCGCACCGGTGGTGGCGGTTCGTCGAGCACCGCGCGGAGCAGCCGCTGCTGCCCGGGGTCGGGTGGATGCAGGGCGCGGCGGGGATCGCGGCGTACCTCCTCCGGCTGGCCCGGCTGCTCGAGCAGGGGCCGGACGCGCCGGCCGTGGAGCGGGCCGACACCTGGTGGGCGCGGGGGTGA
- a CDS encoding alkaline phosphatase D family protein — MPSTTSTSPQATSGGSGFSRRGFLALSGAAAAAAYGFSAAPAWSQPRFSSTPFTLGVASGDPTPDGCVLWTRLAPEPLAPDGRGGMPTATVPVTWQVATDPGMRDVVKAGIERAVPELAHSVHPEVRGLRPGADYWYRFRVGDQVSPVGHARTAPAPGSTPAQLSFALASCQSLPGNSRYAAYRTMLEDDLDLVVHVGDYTYERRGDETLADFRTNHARYKLSPDLQAAHAAFPFVVTFDDHEVENNWADLVSQPDGEASNELGRFTQLRANAFQAYYEHLPLRRPQRPVGPDMLLHRRVDWGTLASFHVLDTRQYRSDQLTEAFPGGPLDPRVTDPSRTLMGDEQERWLFAGLEASQARWNLVAQQTIMAQVDYDGGPGVSVNHDQWDGYAVSRDRLLGFVEQARPSNPVVLTGDWHSAWVNDLRLRFDRPETEVLATELVGTSISSGCGWAAAVKAARPNNPHVKYLNPDLRGYTRVISTPQRMVADYRVVTSASDTVGRARTDATWVVEDGRPGAVAD, encoded by the coding sequence ATGCCCAGCACCACCTCCACCTCGCCCCAGGCCACGTCCGGCGGGTCCGGCTTCTCCCGCCGCGGCTTCCTCGCGCTGTCCGGCGCGGCCGCCGCCGCGGCGTACGGCTTCTCGGCCGCCCCGGCGTGGTCGCAGCCGCGCTTCTCCTCGACCCCCTTCACGCTCGGCGTCGCCTCGGGCGACCCGACCCCCGACGGCTGCGTGCTCTGGACCCGGCTCGCGCCCGAGCCGCTGGCGCCCGACGGTCGCGGCGGCATGCCGACCGCCACGGTGCCGGTGACCTGGCAGGTCGCCACCGACCCCGGCATGCGCGACGTCGTCAAGGCCGGCATCGAGCGGGCCGTGCCCGAGCTCGCGCACTCCGTGCACCCCGAGGTGCGCGGGCTGCGGCCGGGCGCGGACTACTGGTACCGCTTCCGCGTCGGCGACCAGGTCAGCCCCGTCGGCCACGCCCGCACCGCTCCGGCGCCCGGCAGCACGCCGGCGCAGCTGAGCTTCGCGCTCGCCTCCTGCCAGTCGCTGCCCGGCAACAGCCGGTACGCCGCCTACCGCACGATGCTCGAGGACGACCTCGACCTGGTCGTGCACGTGGGCGACTACACCTACGAGCGGCGCGGCGACGAGACCCTGGCGGACTTCCGCACCAATCACGCGCGGTACAAGCTCTCGCCCGACCTGCAGGCCGCCCACGCGGCGTTCCCCTTCGTCGTCACCTTCGACGACCACGAGGTCGAGAACAACTGGGCCGACCTCGTCAGCCAGCCCGACGGCGAGGCGAGCAACGAGCTCGGCCGCTTCACCCAGCTGCGCGCCAACGCCTTCCAGGCCTACTACGAGCACCTGCCGCTGCGCCGCCCGCAGCGCCCCGTCGGGCCCGACATGCTGCTGCACCGCCGCGTCGACTGGGGCACGCTGGCCAGCTTCCACGTGCTCGACACCCGTCAGTACCGCTCCGACCAGCTCACCGAGGCCTTCCCCGGCGGCCCGCTCGACCCGCGCGTCACCGACCCGAGCCGCACGCTGATGGGCGACGAGCAGGAGCGGTGGCTCTTCGCCGGGCTCGAGGCGTCGCAGGCGCGGTGGAACCTCGTCGCGCAGCAGACGATCATGGCGCAGGTCGACTACGACGGCGGGCCGGGCGTCAGCGTCAACCACGACCAGTGGGACGGCTACGCCGTGTCGCGCGACCGCCTCCTCGGCTTCGTCGAGCAGGCCCGCCCGAGCAACCCCGTCGTGCTCACCGGCGACTGGCACTCGGCGTGGGTCAACGACCTGCGGCTGCGCTTCGACCGCCCGGAGACCGAGGTGCTGGCGACCGAGCTCGTCGGCACGTCCATCAGCTCCGGCTGCGGCTGGGCGGCTGCGGTCAAGGCGGCGCGACCGAACAACCCGCACGTCAAGTACCTCAACCCCGACCTGCGCGGCTACACCCGCGTCATTTCCACGCCGCAGCGCATGGTCGCCGACTACCGCGTCGTCACCTCCGCCTCCGACACCGTCGGACGCGCCCGCACCGACGCCACCTGGGTGGTCGAGGACGGACGACCCGGCGCCGTCGCCGACTGA